The following proteins come from a genomic window of Geomonas sp. RF6:
- a CDS encoding dihydroorotate dehydrogenase encodes MQRPDMSVEVAGIKMRNPVMTASGTFGYGAEFAEYMELDSIGALVTKGLSLKPKAGNPTPRIVETPGGMLNAIGLQNVGIDAFITEKLPYLAGVSTPVIANLYGNTLEEYGEVASRLDGLPGVAGIEVNISCPNVKQGGIVFGTDPGCAAEVVSLVRRNTTKPLIVKLSPNVTDVVEMAKSCADAGADALSLINTLTGMAIDLDRRRPVLANITGGLSGPAIKPVALRMVWQTARAVKLPLIGIGGIMNGRDALEFILAGATAVQVGTASFLDPGAAQRIAQEMELYLAEHGIADVKSLIGALEI; translated from the coding sequence ATGCAAAGACCGGACATGTCCGTCGAGGTTGCCGGGATCAAGATGCGCAACCCGGTGATGACCGCTTCCGGCACCTTCGGTTACGGAGCCGAATTTGCCGAGTATATGGAGCTTGACAGTATCGGTGCCCTCGTCACCAAGGGGCTTTCCCTGAAGCCGAAAGCAGGGAACCCTACCCCGAGGATCGTGGAGACTCCGGGGGGGATGCTGAACGCCATCGGCCTCCAGAACGTGGGGATCGACGCCTTCATCACCGAAAAGCTTCCCTACCTTGCAGGGGTTTCCACCCCCGTCATCGCGAACCTCTACGGCAATACCCTGGAGGAGTACGGCGAGGTGGCGAGCCGCCTTGACGGCCTTCCGGGGGTGGCGGGTATCGAGGTGAACATCTCCTGCCCGAACGTGAAGCAGGGCGGGATCGTCTTCGGGACCGATCCCGGGTGCGCGGCGGAGGTCGTATCCCTCGTGCGCCGCAACACCACGAAGCCGCTGATCGTAAAGCTCTCGCCGAACGTGACGGACGTGGTGGAGATGGCGAAATCGTGCGCCGACGCCGGTGCCGACGCACTCTCGCTCATCAATACCCTCACCGGGATGGCTATCGACCTCGACCGCCGCCGTCCGGTCCTCGCCAACATCACCGGCGGGCTCTCCGGCCCCGCCATAAAACCGGTGGCGCTGCGTATGGTGTGGCAGACTGCCCGCGCGGTAAAGCTTCCCCTGATCGGGATCGGCGGTATCATGAATGGGCGGGATGCCCTCGAGTTCATCCTCGCCGGCGCGACGGCGGTCCAGGTCGGCACCGCGAGCTTCCTCGACCCGGGAGCGGCGCAGCGGATCGCGCAGGAGATGGAACTCTACCTGGCGGAGCACGGCATAGCCGATGTAAAAAGCCTCATCGGAGCCCTGGAGATCTGA
- a CDS encoding dihydroorotate dehydrogenase electron transfer subunit, with amino-acid sequence MQFKSYVMSNAEVSPGYFRMRFTVPAAVVEGSVPGHFLMLRVVDAIDPLLRRPFGIFDVGTCSAVFAESGRTSYGEILYKTVGKGTRLLSTLHQGDVVDLLAPLGRGFDLGAAGEEKLLVGGGIGLAPLYYLAKELTAKGEKVRLFAGGRNRDDILCITEFERLGVETYVSTDDGTLGEQGLVTEVLERHLQSSGKRIFACGPTPMLRAVAVMAKMHRVPCQVSMEAYMACGVGACLGCVLPGANHSPETPDYRCVCKDGPVFDSEELQWS; translated from the coding sequence ATGCAGTTCAAATCTTACGTCATGAGCAATGCCGAAGTCTCCCCCGGGTACTTCCGCATGCGCTTCACCGTTCCTGCCGCGGTCGTCGAAGGCTCGGTCCCCGGACACTTTCTCATGCTGCGGGTGGTGGACGCCATCGACCCCCTGCTGCGCCGCCCCTTCGGGATCTTCGACGTCGGCACCTGCAGCGCCGTCTTCGCCGAGTCCGGCCGCACGAGCTACGGGGAGATCCTGTACAAGACGGTCGGAAAGGGGACCCGCCTCCTTTCCACGCTGCACCAGGGTGATGTGGTGGACCTCCTCGCCCCGCTCGGCCGCGGCTTCGACCTCGGGGCTGCGGGGGAGGAGAAGCTCCTCGTGGGGGGTGGCATCGGCCTCGCGCCCCTCTACTATCTCGCGAAAGAACTGACCGCAAAGGGCGAGAAGGTAAGACTTTTCGCCGGCGGCAGGAACCGCGACGACATCCTGTGCATCACCGAGTTCGAGCGGCTGGGGGTGGAAACGTACGTCTCCACCGACGACGGCACCCTCGGAGAGCAGGGGCTGGTGACCGAGGTGCTGGAGAGGCACCTGCAAAGCTCCGGTAAAAGGATCTTTGCCTGCGGGCCGACCCCCATGCTGCGCGCGGTCGCTGTCATGGCGAAGATGCACCGCGTCCCCTGCCAGGTCTCCATGGAGGCGTACATGGCGTGCGGCGTCGGCGCCTGCCTCGGCTGCGTGCTCCCCGGCGCGAACCACTCCCCCGAAACCCCGGACTACCGCTGCGTCTGCAAGGACGGCCCGGTCTTCGACAGCGAAGAACTGCAATGGAGTTAA
- the rimI gene encoding ribosomal protein S18-alanine N-acetyltransferase encodes MTEKDLPAVLRIEEDSFPHPWTECHFLDEIGSPHGYPVVAVAGAEVVGYLCLKVVLDEAEILDVAVNRSARGRGIGRALVQSALSFCRERGASFLFLEVRAGNAPAQALYRAMGFSESGIRKRYYHDGEDALLMQFDF; translated from the coding sequence ATGACGGAAAAGGACCTCCCCGCGGTGCTCCGCATCGAGGAGGATTCCTTTCCTCACCCCTGGACGGAGTGCCACTTTCTGGACGAGATCGGGTCGCCGCACGGGTATCCGGTGGTGGCCGTCGCCGGTGCAGAGGTGGTCGGCTATCTTTGTCTGAAGGTGGTGCTGGATGAGGCGGAGATACTCGACGTCGCAGTCAACCGCTCCGCACGCGGTAGAGGGATCGGGCGCGCACTCGTTCAAAGCGCGCTCTCTTTTTGTCGCGAGCGCGGCGCCTCCTTCCTCTTTTTGGAGGTCCGGGCCGGCAATGCCCCCGCGCAGGCCCTCTACCGGGCCATGGGGTTCAGTGAAAGCGGGATCCGCAAGCGCTACTACCACGACGGCGAGGACGCCCTCCTGATGCAGTTCGACTTCTGA
- the purM gene encoding phosphoribosylformylglycinamidine cyclo-ligase, which produces MDETKITYKDAGVDIDAGNTFVKMIKPLVKATSRPEVLADIGGFGGLFSLNTGKYKNPVLVSGTDGVGTKLKLAFMADRHDTIGIDLVAMCVNDIVVQGAEPLFFLDYLATAKLDPVKATAIVKGISAGCVQAGCALIGGETAEMPGFYTGEEYDVAGFTVGVVERDRIIDGSSITVGNHLIGLASSGLHSNGYSLARKVILERMGLGINDTIAELGKTVADELLTPTRIYVKSILNLLRDFNINGMAHITGGGLLENVPRVLPHGCKAVIRRDSWQVPAIFNIMQQGGNIEESEMFRTFNCGIGMVLVVPENEVDDILIRLSGLNETAFHIGEVVKCESGKECVELV; this is translated from the coding sequence TTGGACGAGACAAAAATCACCTATAAAGACGCAGGCGTGGACATCGATGCTGGTAACACGTTTGTAAAGATGATCAAACCGCTGGTAAAGGCTACCTCACGCCCGGAGGTTCTCGCCGACATCGGTGGTTTCGGTGGACTCTTCTCGCTCAACACCGGGAAATACAAGAACCCGGTGCTCGTCTCCGGCACGGACGGGGTCGGCACGAAGCTGAAGCTCGCATTCATGGCGGACCGCCATGACACCATAGGGATCGACCTGGTGGCGATGTGCGTGAACGACATCGTCGTGCAGGGCGCCGAGCCCCTTTTCTTCCTCGACTACCTCGCCACCGCGAAGCTCGACCCGGTGAAGGCAACCGCCATCGTGAAAGGTATCTCCGCCGGGTGCGTCCAGGCAGGGTGCGCCCTCATCGGCGGCGAGACCGCGGAAATGCCGGGCTTCTACACCGGTGAGGAGTACGACGTCGCAGGCTTCACCGTTGGCGTCGTCGAGCGCGACCGCATCATCGACGGCTCCTCCATCACCGTGGGGAACCACCTGATCGGCCTCGCATCGAGCGGCCTGCACAGCAACGGCTACTCCCTCGCCCGCAAGGTCATCCTCGAGCGGATGGGGCTCGGCATCAACGACACCATCGCCGAGCTCGGAAAGACGGTAGCGGACGAGCTTCTCACCCCGACCAGGATCTATGTAAAGAGCATTCTGAACCTCCTGCGCGACTTCAACATCAACGGCATGGCCCACATCACCGGTGGCGGCCTCCTCGAGAACGTGCCCCGCGTCCTCCCCCACGGTTGCAAGGCGGTGATCCGCAGGGACAGCTGGCAGGTCCCGGCGATCTTCAACATCATGCAGCAGGGGGGGAATATCGAGGAAAGCGAGATGTTCCGCACCTTCAACTGCGGCATCGGCATGGTGCTCGTCGTCCCGGAGAACGAGGTCGACGACATCCTGATCCGCCTCTCCGGGCTCAACGAGACCGCCTTCCACATCGGCGAAGTCGTCAAGTGCGAGTCGGGGAAGGAGTGCGTCGAGCTGGTGTAG
- the purN gene encoding phosphoribosylglycinamide formyltransferase, with amino-acid sequence MKSEIKIGVLVSGGGTNLQSIMDACAAGEINGRVVCVISNVADAFALERARQAGIPAIFLNHRDYAGRRSYDEALVEALKGHEVDLVVMAGFMRIITEVLLDPFPQAVMNIHPSLLPAFPGLYPQRQALEYGAKVSGCTVHFVDAGTDTGPIIAQAAVPVLENDTEEALSARILMEEHRIYPEAVKLFAQGRLTVEGRRVVVAPE; translated from the coding sequence ATGAAGAGCGAGATCAAAATAGGAGTCCTCGTCTCCGGCGGCGGCACGAACCTGCAGAGCATCATGGACGCCTGCGCCGCGGGAGAGATCAACGGCCGCGTGGTCTGCGTCATCAGCAATGTAGCCGATGCGTTTGCACTGGAGCGCGCGAGGCAGGCCGGGATACCGGCGATATTCCTGAACCACCGCGACTACGCCGGAAGGCGCTCCTACGACGAGGCGCTGGTGGAGGCGCTGAAAGGGCACGAGGTCGATCTCGTCGTCATGGCGGGGTTCATGCGCATCATCACCGAGGTTCTCCTCGACCCCTTCCCGCAGGCGGTCATGAACATTCACCCGTCACTCCTCCCCGCCTTCCCCGGGCTGTACCCCCAACGCCAGGCGCTGGAATACGGCGCGAAGGTGTCCGGATGCACCGTGCACTTCGTCGATGCCGGGACCGACACCGGCCCCATCATCGCGCAGGCTGCCGTCCCCGTCCTCGAGAACGACACGGAGGAGGCCCTTTCCGCCCGCATACTCATGGAAGAGCACCGCATATATCCGGAGGCTGTGAAGCTCTTCGCGCAGGGGCGCCTCACCGTCGAGGGGAGACGGGTCGTGGTGGCCCCCGAGTGA
- a CDS encoding ChaN family lipoprotein, with the protein MSNTTKVLLLVLALLCSAGCSSVTKVMRLEDRESVSLEVMMEEVRNAPLILVGEHHDVSAHHKLQLEIVKRLHEQGKPVAIGLEMFEASTQGALDAWVAGKVPVSAFIKVYQWNWRNLPWGLYEDIFIYARDNHIPMVGLNAPRNIVQQVSVRGFDSLTDAEIKSLPPGVTGEVSDAYLKFIGASYPSHGRKGDAFRRICEAQMLRNRYMAQGISRYLARHPERTMVVLAGAGHARHKGGIPMELGTTSYRVIIPAIPGLGAKNMTPEDADYLMLESFPLFDWLI; encoded by the coding sequence ATGAGCAACACCACGAAGGTCCTTCTCCTCGTACTGGCGCTTCTTTGCAGCGCAGGCTGCTCCTCCGTCACAAAGGTCATGCGCCTGGAGGACAGGGAGAGTGTGAGCCTCGAAGTCATGATGGAAGAGGTACGCAACGCGCCCCTCATCCTCGTGGGGGAGCACCACGATGTCTCGGCGCATCACAAGCTGCAACTCGAGATAGTGAAGAGACTCCATGAGCAGGGGAAGCCGGTGGCGATCGGGCTGGAGATGTTTGAAGCCTCTACGCAGGGGGCGCTCGACGCCTGGGTGGCGGGGAAGGTGCCGGTAAGCGCCTTCATCAAGGTGTACCAGTGGAACTGGAGAAATCTGCCGTGGGGGCTCTACGAGGATATATTCATCTACGCCCGGGACAACCACATCCCGATGGTGGGGCTCAATGCCCCGCGTAACATCGTGCAGCAGGTTTCTGTGCGCGGCTTCGATTCCCTCACCGACGCCGAGATCAAGTCCCTCCCGCCGGGAGTGACCGGCGAGGTGAGCGACGCCTACCTCAAGTTCATCGGCGCCTCCTACCCGAGCCACGGGAGGAAGGGGGACGCCTTCCGGCGTATCTGCGAGGCACAGATGCTCAGAAACCGCTACATGGCCCAGGGGATCAGCAGATACTTGGCGAGACATCCTGAAAGGACGATGGTGGTTCTGGCAGGTGCGGGACACGCCCGCCACAAGGGGGGGATTCCGATGGAGCTTGGCACCACATCCTACCGCGTCATCATCCCCGCCATCCCGGGACTCGGTGCCAAAAACATGACCCCGGAGGACGCCGACTACCTCATGCTGGAGTCCTTCCCCCTCTTCGACTGGCTCATCTGA
- a CDS encoding EscU/YscU/HrcU family type III secretion system export apparatus switch protein, with protein sequence MRKKGSDMRRAVAMAYRGGDGAPKVVAKGAGVSAEAIIALARENGVYVHESAELVQLLMQVDLDSEIPPQLYQAVAELLAWLYRMDQMSQSKRGKDSSMR encoded by the coding sequence ATGAGGAAGAAGGGGAGTGACATGCGGCGCGCGGTGGCGATGGCCTACCGCGGCGGGGACGGCGCGCCGAAGGTGGTGGCGAAAGGCGCCGGTGTCAGCGCGGAGGCGATCATTGCGCTTGCGCGGGAAAACGGGGTGTACGTCCATGAATCGGCGGAGCTCGTGCAGCTCCTCATGCAGGTCGATCTGGACAGCGAGATCCCCCCGCAGCTGTACCAGGCGGTCGCCGAGCTCCTCGCCTGGCTCTATCGGATGGATCAGATGAGCCAGTCGAAGAGGGGGAAGGACTCCAGCATGAGGTAG
- the fliK gene encoding flagellar hook-length control protein FliK codes for MPHFRPGERMLVSDNVQRQLLELLARDSARQPGQESEQRSAAHLQLNPGQQVKAEIISTLSNHLYLARVAGELFKLEIPRVVQPGQSVPLTLVAVKPRVVFEVRGGQQGGEAVSLSFLGKRLSLPEGGEGLPQEGIAAELPEGGDAPAAIVPDPPELSIPSPTVEEEKLSAAKLQLAPGQQVKGEVVQTLGRNLYLVQVEGETFQLALPAQLKKGDSVSLAFVSSDPQVLFELQHGEGAAEPVRVSSLGRWLAGAPDEEAAPFPVQGPLLGRAGEGGPALAARLKDALTAGGLFYESHLARWAAGALPLAELLKEPQGKLSRLRRPSAGAAERGEGTARGNGVADDRTLPLVREQLLLLNTRVLSWKGEPWAGQEMALTVREAGDEDDPGVEASLALDLPHLGGVRARVHLGAQGTAVEVVVETRESCELLKSERGNLTAASSAAGVRLSRVSVRHEEEGE; via the coding sequence GTGCCGCACTTTCGGCCGGGGGAGAGGATGCTCGTCAGCGACAACGTACAAAGGCAGCTGCTGGAACTTCTGGCGCGCGATTCGGCGCGGCAACCGGGGCAGGAGTCCGAGCAGCGCTCCGCAGCCCATCTGCAGCTCAATCCGGGGCAGCAGGTGAAGGCGGAGATCATCTCCACGCTGAGCAACCACCTCTATCTTGCGCGCGTCGCCGGAGAGCTCTTCAAGCTGGAGATACCGCGGGTAGTGCAACCGGGACAGAGCGTACCGCTGACTCTCGTTGCGGTCAAGCCTCGGGTGGTCTTCGAGGTGCGCGGGGGGCAGCAGGGGGGGGAGGCCGTCTCCCTCAGTTTCCTCGGGAAGAGGCTCTCGCTCCCGGAAGGAGGGGAAGGGCTCCCCCAGGAAGGGATCGCGGCGGAGCTCCCTGAGGGGGGGGACGCTCCCGCGGCGATAGTGCCGGATCCTCCCGAGCTGTCGATACCTTCCCCCACGGTGGAGGAAGAGAAGCTCTCCGCGGCGAAGCTGCAGCTCGCTCCGGGGCAGCAGGTAAAGGGTGAGGTGGTGCAGACCTTGGGGCGAAACCTCTACCTCGTGCAGGTGGAGGGGGAGACCTTTCAGCTGGCGCTCCCCGCGCAGCTGAAGAAGGGGGATAGCGTCTCCCTTGCCTTCGTCTCCTCCGATCCCCAGGTCCTCTTCGAACTGCAGCACGGCGAGGGGGCGGCTGAGCCGGTGCGCGTGAGCTCTCTCGGCAGGTGGCTGGCAGGGGCTCCTGATGAGGAGGCGGCTCCTTTCCCGGTGCAGGGCCCGCTTCTTGGCCGCGCAGGGGAGGGGGGGCCCGCCCTTGCCGCCCGATTGAAGGATGCACTTACGGCAGGGGGGCTCTTCTACGAGTCTCACCTCGCCAGATGGGCGGCGGGGGCGCTGCCGCTGGCGGAACTCTTGAAAGAGCCGCAGGGGAAGCTTTCCCGGCTGCGGCGGCCATCTGCGGGTGCTGCGGAAAGGGGGGAGGGGACGGCACGGGGAAACGGTGTAGCGGACGACCGCACGCTCCCCCTGGTGCGGGAGCAGCTTCTCCTCCTCAATACCCGTGTCCTCTCCTGGAAGGGGGAGCCGTGGGCGGGGCAGGAGATGGCGCTCACGGTGCGTGAAGCCGGCGATGAGGATGATCCTGGCGTCGAGGCGTCGCTGGCTCTGGACCTCCCGCACCTCGGCGGGGTACGGGCGAGGGTGCACCTCGGGGCGCAGGGGACGGCAGTGGAAGTCGTCGTCGAGACGCGGGAGAGCTGCGAGCTTCTGAAAAGCGAAAGGGGCAATCTGACGGCGGCGAGCAGTGCAGCAGGGGTGAGACTTTCGCGGGTGAGCGTGAGACATGAGGAAGAAGGGGAGTGA
- a CDS encoding PAS domain S-box protein, which translates to MRILVIDDSTEDTALIIRWLQQEFSAIGHERVETAQEMREALARESWHLVISDYFMPHFSGLCALQVLHESGRDLPFILLSGQAGEDLAVEAMRAGAHDYLVKDNLTRLIPAVKRELKEALVRRERRIAQEALRATEARFQSLVEQSLVGIFMLGQERFTYVNPKFAQMFGYRQDELIDCKGLLDLVATDDQVPVMLNFLRPLSEKKENVHLFFKGRRNDQQLIELEANGTRTRHDGNEAIIGTLLDISDRKRAEEQLSKLSAAVEQSPVAVVITDLKGNIEYVNPKFTELTGYTEMEVLGQNPRILKSGEMDDAFYRNLWQTISAGSDWHGEFHNRKKSGELYWESASISAVRNSDGRITHFVGVKEDITQRKREVDQVRQAQKMEAIGQLAGGIAHDFNNLLTIINGYSTLLLKDLTQGTVMYREAEQILKAGERAADLTRQLLSFSRRQILEPRILNVNEQVRSIEKMLRRLIGEHVELVTTLGSDTGLVKIDPGQVEQVIMNLVVNARDASETGGLITIETANCDIDRAFCLSHPGAYPGSYVRLSVKDRGFGMSDEVKRRVFEPFFTTKEMGRGTGLGLATVYGIVKQSSGYIEVISQPEQGATFNIYFPRVFEKPVEVVEETAEDEAEGRQTILVVEDEPGVLQLVVQTLTKKGFTVLETTDPLYGVTIFEENAGRIDLLLTDVVMPFMSGPKLAQTLLQKNPRLKVLFMSGHTDDKIGFEKVLEEGAPFLPKPFGSDALIAKVKQTLGDSLSAAEEQHLSGGSY; encoded by the coding sequence TTGCGTATCTTGGTCATAGATGACTCCACCGAAGATACGGCTCTGATCATACGCTGGCTGCAGCAGGAGTTCTCCGCGATCGGACACGAGCGTGTCGAGACAGCGCAGGAGATGCGGGAGGCGCTGGCGCGGGAGTCGTGGCATCTGGTCATTTCCGACTACTTCATGCCGCACTTCAGCGGCCTCTGTGCGCTGCAGGTCCTTCACGAAAGCGGCAGGGATCTCCCCTTCATCCTCCTCTCCGGGCAGGCGGGAGAGGATCTCGCAGTAGAGGCGATGCGCGCCGGCGCACACGACTACCTCGTCAAGGACAACCTCACCCGACTCATTCCCGCCGTAAAAAGAGAGCTGAAGGAGGCCCTGGTGCGCCGGGAGCGGCGCATCGCGCAGGAGGCGCTCAGAGCGACCGAGGCCCGCTTCCAGAGCCTCGTGGAGCAGTCGCTGGTCGGCATCTTCATGCTCGGCCAGGAGCGCTTCACCTACGTGAACCCGAAGTTCGCCCAGATGTTCGGCTATCGCCAGGACGAACTGATCGATTGCAAGGGGCTCCTCGACCTCGTGGCGACCGACGACCAGGTCCCGGTTATGCTGAACTTCCTGCGACCCCTTTCGGAAAAGAAGGAGAACGTGCACCTCTTCTTCAAGGGGAGGCGCAACGATCAGCAGCTTATCGAGCTGGAGGCGAACGGCACGAGGACGCGCCACGACGGCAACGAGGCTATCATCGGCACCCTTTTGGACATCTCGGACCGAAAGCGCGCCGAGGAGCAGCTGAGCAAGCTCTCGGCCGCCGTGGAGCAGAGCCCGGTGGCGGTGGTCATCACCGATCTGAAGGGGAACATCGAGTACGTGAACCCGAAGTTCACCGAGCTCACCGGCTATACGGAGATGGAGGTCCTCGGCCAGAACCCGCGTATCCTCAAGTCGGGGGAGATGGACGACGCCTTCTATCGCAACCTGTGGCAGACGATCAGCGCCGGGAGCGACTGGCACGGGGAGTTTCACAACAGGAAAAAGAGCGGGGAGCTGTACTGGGAGAGTGCCTCCATATCGGCTGTGCGAAACAGCGACGGGCGCATAACCCACTTCGTGGGGGTGAAGGAGGACATCACGCAGCGAAAGCGCGAGGTGGACCAGGTGCGCCAGGCGCAGAAGATGGAGGCGATCGGCCAGCTCGCCGGGGGTATCGCCCACGACTTCAACAACCTGCTCACCATCATAAACGGCTACAGCACGCTCCTGCTGAAGGACCTCACGCAGGGGACCGTCATGTACCGGGAGGCGGAGCAGATCCTTAAAGCCGGGGAGCGCGCAGCGGATCTCACGCGGCAGCTCCTGAGCTTCAGCCGGCGCCAGATCCTCGAGCCGCGCATCCTGAACGTGAACGAGCAGGTGCGCTCCATCGAAAAGATGCTGCGCCGCCTCATCGGGGAGCATGTGGAGCTCGTCACCACGCTCGGAAGCGACACGGGACTTGTAAAGATTGACCCGGGGCAGGTGGAGCAGGTCATCATGAACCTCGTGGTGAACGCGCGGGACGCCTCCGAGACCGGAGGGCTCATCACCATCGAGACCGCGAACTGCGACATCGACAGGGCTTTTTGCCTCTCGCACCCCGGCGCCTATCCGGGGAGCTATGTGAGGCTCTCGGTGAAGGATCGCGGCTTCGGCATGAGCGACGAGGTGAAGAGGCGGGTGTTCGAGCCGTTTTTCACCACAAAGGAGATGGGGCGCGGTACCGGGCTCGGGCTTGCAACCGTGTACGGCATCGTGAAGCAGAGCAGCGGCTACATCGAGGTCATCAGCCAGCCTGAGCAGGGCGCGACTTTCAACATCTATTTTCCGCGGGTCTTCGAGAAGCCCGTGGAGGTGGTGGAGGAAACGGCCGAGGACGAAGCGGAAGGGAGGCAGACGATCCTGGTGGTGGAGGATGAACCGGGTGTGCTGCAACTGGTGGTGCAGACCCTGACGAAGAAGGGGTTTACCGTCCTGGAGACGACCGATCCGCTGTATGGCGTCACCATCTTCGAGGAAAACGCAGGGAGGATCGACCTCCTCCTGACCGACGTGGTGATGCCCTTCATGAGCGGGCCGAAGCTCGCGCAAACCCTGCTGCAGAAGAACCCGCGGCTCAAGGTCCTCTTCATGTCCGGGCACACGGACGACAAGATCGGTTTCGAGAAGGTACTGGAAGAGGGGGCGCCCTTCCTCCCGAAGCCGTTCGGAAGCGACGCCCTGATCGCAAAGGTAAAGCAGACGCTTGGGGACTCCCTTTCCGCCGCAGAGGAACAACATCTATCGGGAGGTAGCTATTGA
- a CDS encoding HD domain-containing phosphohydrolase, whose product MRGNILIADDEEMIRGLINLTLSKEGFTCHEASSAEEGLEIVRKVDLDMALLDIMMPGRSGIELLKDMKQMSPDTVVLMITARTDIDTALSCIHHGAEDYITKPFNVDRVLLTVKNVLEKRALTLENKEYQINLEQKVREQTEVIRTVMGEINQAYEHTLAALIRALDAREKEVGSHSERVMAYATLLARQAGMDEAGCSILAKGALLHDIGKIGISDNILLKPSRLNEAEWEIMRQHPLVGFEILDGIKYFEGAAELVLSHHERFDGMGYPHGLCGIGIPMNARIFALSDTLDAMTSDRPYRKGLSFETVREEVVRCSGSQFDPKLVEVFMEIPKGAWEAAAGRELN is encoded by the coding sequence TTGAGAGGGAACATCCTTATCGCCGATGACGAGGAGATGATCCGCGGCCTGATAAACCTGACACTCTCGAAGGAAGGTTTCACCTGCCACGAGGCGAGCAGCGCAGAGGAAGGGCTGGAGATCGTCCGGAAGGTGGACCTCGACATGGCCCTTTTGGACATCATGATGCCGGGGCGTTCGGGAATCGAGCTCCTAAAAGACATGAAGCAGATGTCTCCGGACACCGTGGTCCTGATGATCACCGCCAGAACCGACATCGACACTGCACTTTCCTGCATCCACCACGGCGCGGAAGACTACATCACGAAGCCTTTCAACGTGGACCGGGTCCTTCTCACGGTGAAAAACGTACTGGAGAAGCGCGCGCTCACCCTCGAGAACAAGGAGTACCAGATAAACCTCGAGCAGAAGGTCCGCGAGCAGACGGAAGTGATCCGCACCGTCATGGGGGAGATAAATCAGGCGTACGAGCACACCCTCGCGGCACTGATACGGGCGCTCGACGCGCGGGAGAAAGAGGTCGGCTCCCATTCCGAGAGGGTGATGGCGTACGCCACCCTTCTGGCCCGGCAGGCGGGGATGGACGAGGCGGGGTGCTCCATACTGGCGAAGGGGGCGCTTCTGCACGACATCGGAAAGATCGGCATCTCCGACAACATCCTGCTGAAGCCTTCGAGGCTGAACGAGGCGGAGTGGGAGATCATGCGCCAGCACCCGCTGGTCGGTTTCGAGATCCTGGATGGGATCAAGTATTTCGAGGGGGCCGCGGAGCTGGTACTGTCACACCACGAGCGCTTTGACGGGATGGGGTATCCGCACGGGCTGTGCGGCATCGGCATACCGATGAATGCGAGGATCTTCGCCCTTTCCGACACGCTGGACGCCATGACCTCCGACCGCCCCTACCGCAAAGGTCTATCCTTCGAGACGGTGCGGGAAGAGGTGGTCCGCTGCAGCGGCTCCCAGTTCGACCCGAAGCTCGTGGAGGTGTTCATGGAGATCCCGAAGGGAGCCTGGGAAGCCGCGGCGGGAAGGGAACTGAACTAG